ATTCTCCGTCGCTCTTTGGCGGCCCGGAAGCGCGCAAGTTCCGCCTGGATAACGAACGGTTCCTCTGCAACCGTGAAAGCGTCGAGGTCTATTGGGACAGCCCCAAAGGCACGATCAACCTTTCGCAGTTGGATGTAAAAACTCCCCAACCGGGGAACGATGAGCAGGGCGTGCAACAGCCGGCCACCAACGCGGGCAGTTACGTCAGCAGTTTAGGCAAGTCGGCGAAAGACCAGAAACAGACACGCAACGTCGAACCGCAGCAGGCGCAGCAGCTGACCGTCAAGGGGAACTACTCGAAAATCGCGTCCTCCGAAGCGGAGTTTCGCCAGTTGATCGGCGACTCGACCGAGGGAACGGTCGCGCGCTTTCTCCAGAACAAACTCAACCTGATGTTCTGGTACCGGTCTCCACGCGGCCCGCAGCTCGTGTTCGGAGCGCTGTTGAACCTGCCGAAGCTGGTCGGCGGACTGGGCGGCAGCGTGAAAGTGGAACCCGCCCCGTTGAATGGAGAAATCTGCGTGGCGCTGCTGACCGACTCTGCGGCGCCGGCCATCCTTTCCAACCCGAACTTCCGCACCAACTGGAAGCGCCCGTTCGTGGCGACGGAAATCGGCGAGGTTCTGCCCCACTGGGAAATTGGCGTTTATCTGCTCGACCCGGCCACGCTGGCCCGGTCGGCGCAAACACTGAAACTCACGCTCGGCCTGCTCATCGCCGTCCTGGTGCTGGCCATCGGCGTCGGCGGCTGGCTCATCGTGGGCGACTTGAAACGGCAGCTCACCCTGGCCCGCCAGAAGACCGATTTTGTCAGCAACGTTTCGCACGAATTAAAAACCCCGCTCACGTCCATCCGCATGTTTTCCGAACTGCTGGCGGACGAACGCGTGACCGACAAGGCCAAGCAACGCTCCTATTTGAACATCATCACCACGGAAACCGCGCGGCTCACGCGGCTGATCAACAACGTGCTCGACTTCTCGCGCATCGACCGCGGCGAAAAAAAATACAACTTTGCGATGTGCGATCTCGCCGATGTCGCGCGGGAAACGGTCGGGATCTACCGCCCGCAATTGGAGGCCGCGGGCTTCAGGGTCGAATGCGAACTGCCCGGGGTGCCGGTGTTCGTGAACGGCGACCGCGACGCGCTCGCGCAGGTCATCGTCAACCTGCTTTCCAATGCGGAAAAATACTCCGGCGCGCAGAGGGAGGTGCGCGTGGAAATGCGGTCGCAATCGCAACCGTTGCCGCACGTGGAGATGCGGGTGCTCGACCGCGGTCCCGGGGTGCCCGGAGGCTGTGAAGAAAAAATCTTCGAGCAGTTTTATCGCGCTCATGATTCGCTGAGCAGCGGCATCCAGGGTTCCGGCCTCGGCCTGACGCTCGCACGACAGATCGCCCGGTCGCACGGCGGGGACGTTGCTTATGAACCGCGCGAGGGCGGTGGGAGCAGCTTTGCGCTGCGATTGCCGGCAGCTTCGTCTTCAACCGCCGATCGTCACACGTGAACACAAATCAAAACTGCGGGTGCCGCGATGCCGGACCGACATTTGCATGCGTTCGCGCCTGTTCGCAGTCTCCCGCATGAAAACGAAAATCCTGATCGTCGAGGATGATCCACACATCCTGCTGGGACTTGAGGAGGTGTTGAGGAGCGATGGCTTCGAGGTCGCCGTCTGCAGTCGCGGCGACCTGGCGGTTGAAACCGTCAACCGGCACCGGCCGTCGCTCATCGTCCTCGACGTGATGCTTCCCGGCAAAAGCGGTTATGACATCTGCAAAGAGCTTCGCGCCGGGAAAGTAGGCACGCCCATCCTGATGCTGACCGCCAAGGGACAGGAGATTGACAAGGTGGTCGGCCTTGATCTCGGCGCGGATGACTACGTGACCAAGCCGTTTGGCGTGCGCGAACTGCTGGCGCGCATCCACGCCCTGCTCCGGCGCACGGCCTCTCCCGCCAGGGACGGGCGTGGCGGAGAACCGTTCCAAATTGGCCCGGCGACCATTGACCCGAAAACCTTCCTTCTCAAGCGTGGCAAAGCGGTGGAAGAACTGACCGCCCGGGAGTTGAAACTGCTCCAACTGTTTCACGAGCACCCGGGTGAAGTGTTGTCGCGCGACCGGTTGCTGAACGAGGTCTGGGGATACAACTACTACGGCACGACCCGCACGCTCGATCAGGTGATCGTCCAATTGCGGAAAAAACTCGGGGACAACGGTGGCGAGCCGGAACACCTGCTCACCGTGCATGGCGTCGGTTACAAGCTGGCGGTCTGAGCGCAGGGCGCATTCGTCCATTCGTCCGCGTGGCGCAATTTTTCCTTGGCAAACCACCGCTGACGCCGTAACAACGACACGCTCTTTGAAAAGGATGAACGTGTTGTTCATCCGTCCTCGCAGTCGAATGCCTGGGAACCCCGTGAAAATCGGGGACGGTTGCGCCACTGTAACGGGCTACAAGCTCCCACAGCCACTGGTCACGAGCCGGGAAGGCGGGAGTGAGGTTGGACGCCCGAAGTCAGGATACCGGTTCGGCTGCGCTCGTCGCGGCCGTTCGTTTTGAACGGCCAACTTCTCCGTCAATGAGAAGGATGAGGCCAGCCTCCCGGACTGTTTTCGGGAGAATTCGCTGAATGCCTTCATTCTCCGTTTTGGCGGGGTCTGAAGGTTTTGTTTTTTTTGCCGCAGCTCCCGACCTGCGCCGCGCGGACGGGAACGGCCGGCATCTTCAGACTTCGCGCTGGTCTCTCAATCAACAACCCTTCCGCTCGCTTGCGGAACACATTGAAAGACCCGCGTATGTCCAAATCCCGGTTCCTCGCCCTCGCCAGCTTGTCGTTCCTCTGCTTCACGCATTCCCGCGCCGTGACCCTCACCGAAAATTTTTCCGCCAGCCCCGACGCGAGCGGCTGGAAAATTTTCGGCGACACCAATCTGTTTCGATGGAATTCGACCAACCAGAATCTGGAGGTAACCTGGGACTCGTCGCGGACCAACAGTTACTTTTATCATCCGCTGGGCACGATTCTCGCCCGGGACGACGATTTCAGCCTGGAATTCGATTTGCGCCTCAACGATATCGGCCCCGCCGACAGTTACGCGTACAGCTTCCAAATCGCGCTGGGGTTCCTGAATCTCGACCAGGCGACCCGGCCGACGTTCCTCCGTGGCACGGGGTCCAACGCGACGAACCTCGTCGAGTTCGTCTATTTCCGCGATGATCCGTTTGGCGATCCGGCGACGGTCTATCCGACCTTCGTGGACCAGACCGGACAGTTCAACTACAATCAAGGCCGCCAGGAATCGACGAACTACTCGCTCGCCACCGGCGATTGGTTTCACGTGGCGATGGATTACCGGGGGTCGAACCAGACCCTGGTCACGTCATTGACCAACCTGTCGCAGAGCGTCAGCGCCACGGTCACGCAACAGTTGGGGCTGACATTTTCAGGCGATCCCTTCACCGACTTCCGGCTGGATTCGATTTCCATCAACAGCTACAATGAAGCCGGACAGTTTCCCGGATTCGAAGGATCCGTGCTGGCGCACGGCAACGTGGACAATCTCGCGGTTACCGTTCCCCCGCCGCCGATTCAAAATCTTGCCGGCGGATTCAGCAACGCTCTCTGGCAGGTGCAATTCCTCAGTCGCAGCAACTGGCTTTACACACTCGAACGAAGCGCGGATTTTCAACTCTGGACGAACGCTTCGACTGTGACACCGGGCACTGGAAGCAACGTCCTGTTGCAAGACGCGAGTCCGCCGGCAAGCAACGCGTTTTACCGCGTGCGCGCCCAGAGGCCATGAAATCGAACAACTCCAGGCTCCGGGGCCGCGGCTTCACCTTGATCGAACTGCTCGCGGTCATTGCCATCATCGGCATCCTTGCCGCCTTGCTGTTGCCGGCGCTGCTGCGGAGCAAGGATGCGGCGCGACGCGTTCAATGCGCCAGCAATCTTCGCCAGCTTGGCATCGCGACGCAGCTCTATTGGGGCGACAATCAGGAGAATTGTTTCTACTGGAAAACAGGCGCGACCAACGGCGGAATCCTCTATTGGTTTGGTTGGATGGGGCCCGGCGCTGAAGGCCAGAGGCCGTTCGATGTGACGCAGGGCGTCCTCTATCCCTATTTGCAGGGCCGTGGCGTGGAGCTTTGTCCCTCCCTGAACTATGCAATGGCGCATTTCAAACTCAAAGCCACCGGGGCCGCGTACGGCTACGGCTACAACCTTCACCTCTCCGCGCCGATGAACGCCGCGCCAGTAAATGCAAGCCGCCTGCGCCGGTCCACGGAAACCGTTCTCTACGCGGACGCCGCCCAGGTGAACGATTTTCAAGCGCCAGCGTCGCGATCGAATCCCATGCTCGAGGAATGGTATTACGTGAGCGCGGCCACGAATCTGACGGGCCCGAATTACTATCCAAACGGCCACTTCCGGCACATGCGCCGGGCGGGTGTGGTTTTTTGCGACGGCCACGCCGGTCTGGAGAAAATGGTTCCCGGTTCGCTGGACCGGAGATTGCCGGACCAATTCGTCGGCCAGTTGAGGACGGACGTCTTGGTCCCTTGAGGTGTGGTTTGACGCTCCCCGTCCCAACGATCAGGCGCCGACGTGCTTCTTGATCGCCTCGCTGATCCGCTGGCTCCACCGTTCCAGCGCGCCGGAATCAGGACCTTCAACGAGCAGTCGCGCTTTCGATTCGGTGCCTGAATAGCGCAGCAGCACGCGGCCTCCGGCCTTTTTTAATTCAGCCTCCGCCTCCGAGACGAGCTTCGGCACGCCGTCAAGCTGGTCGAACGGCACCTTTTCCCGCACCGTGACGTTCGTGATCAGTTGCGGGTAACGCTTCCAGCAACGGGCGAGATGAGAGAGCGGTTTGTCCTTCAACTTCATGATGCGCAGAATCTGCAGCGCACAGACCAGGCCGTCGCCGGTCGTGCTGTAGTCGCGGAAAATCATGTGTCCGCTCTGTTCGCCTCCAAAGTTGAATCCCCCCCGCAGCATTTCATCGATGACGTTCTTGTCACCGACGGCCGTGCGCAGGATACGCCCGCCGACTTCCTTAATGACGGCATCCAGGCCGGCGTTGCTCATCACGGTCGCGACCAGGGTTTTGTCCTTGAGCGTCCCTTCGGCCAGCATCTCGAGTCCACAGATGGCCATCACGTCGTCGCCGTCGGTCAACTTTCCCGTCTCGTCGCAGAACAGGACACGGTCGGCGTCCCCATCGTGAGAGATGCCGATGTGCGCCCTGTGCTCCCAGACCTTCTGGCACATCTGCTGTGGATGCATCGAGCCGCAGTCCTTGTTGATGTTCATGCCGTCGGGCTGGTTGCCGTACACAAAAGTCTCCGCGCCGAGTTCCCGCAGCACGCAGGGCGTGGATTTGTAGGCGGCGCCGTGGGCGCAATCGATCACGATCCGCATTCCTTCAAGCGTCATCCCGCGCGGGAAGGAACTCTTGGCGTACTCGATGTACCGGCCCAGCGCGTCGTCGATGCGAACCGCCTTGCCGATGGCGTCCGCGGTGGGCCGGATGCTTTCAATGTCACCGCTGAACACGAGTTGCTCGACCTGGCTCTCGATGTTGTCGTCGAGCTTGTAACCGTCCGGCCGGAAGAATTTGATCCCGTTGTCGTCATAAGGATTGTGCGATGCGGTGATCACGAGGCCGGCGTCGGCGCGCAGACTGCGGGTGACATAAGCGACCCCGGGCGTGGGCAGCGGCCCGATAAACAGCACGTCCACGCCCATCGAGAGAATGCCGGAGGACAGCGCGTTTTCGAGCATGTACCCGGACAGGCGGGTGTCCTTGCCGACGACGATTTTGTGCCGGCCGCGGCCGCGCGATTGCGGCGCGATGTTCTTGAAGACGTGGCCGGCGGCGCGGCCCAGCTTGAGCGCGGTTTCGGCGGTCACCGGCTCAACGTTCGCCGTGCCGCGCACTCCGTCGGTGCCGAAAATTTTCCTGGGCTGGCTCATGGTTCAATTCCTGGTTCTCACGCTGTTCGTCGATTCCGGGGACGAAATCCGCTCCACCGCGACTTCATCGGGCGTCACTTTCATCACCACCACGTTCGGCGGAGTATGCACGACGACTTTTCTGCGAAAACTTCTGGCGTCCGGCGCGTCGAGAAGATTAACACAGACGTCCACGTCCGACATCTTCAAATTGTCGAGGACGCGTTCGTCTGCGCGAATCGTCACCTCCACTTCATCCGGTGTGAACACGAAGCCGCGAACGTCCGCGGGAGGCTTCCTGGCGGTGACCGGCAGGGGGCGGCTCAGTGTCGCGGAAGAATGGGTTTCCGGAAGTTTGAAACTGTTTTCGATATTTGAATTGATCGTCAACCAGATGAGGACGGCCACGACCACAGAAGCGAGCTTCCAGCCAAAATTATGAAGGATGTAATCGCGCGGCACCATGATCACTTGACTTCCGGTTTGGGCGCGGTGTGCACCGGCGACTTGGCGGTCCCGTTCGGTCCCGCGAAGCCGGTTGAGCGAAACCATTCCGAGAGCGTCTGCGACCGCGGCGCGCGGACCAGCACCGAGGTCAGGAACGCGCGCAATTCCTCCAGGCTCACTCCACGCGTCAACTGCCCTTTGTGAGCGTAGGAG
This Candidatus Angelobacter sp. DNA region includes the following protein-coding sequences:
- a CDS encoding CdaR family protein, whose translation is MVPRDYILHNFGWKLASVVVAVLIWLTINSNIENSFKLPETHSSATLSRPLPVTARKPPADVRGFVFTPDEVEVTIRADERVLDNLKMSDVDVCVNLLDAPDARSFRRKVVVHTPPNVVVMKVTPDEVAVERISSPESTNSVRTRN
- the glmM gene encoding phosphoglucosamine mutase produces the protein MSQPRKIFGTDGVRGTANVEPVTAETALKLGRAAGHVFKNIAPQSRGRGRHKIVVGKDTRLSGYMLENALSSGILSMGVDVLFIGPLPTPGVAYVTRSLRADAGLVITASHNPYDDNGIKFFRPDGYKLDDNIESQVEQLVFSGDIESIRPTADAIGKAVRIDDALGRYIEYAKSSFPRGMTLEGMRIVIDCAHGAAYKSTPCVLRELGAETFVYGNQPDGMNINKDCGSMHPQQMCQKVWEHRAHIGISHDGDADRVLFCDETGKLTDGDDVMAICGLEMLAEGTLKDKTLVATVMSNAGLDAVIKEVGGRILRTAVGDKNVIDEMLRGGFNFGGEQSGHMIFRDYSTTGDGLVCALQILRIMKLKDKPLSHLARCWKRYPQLITNVTVREKVPFDQLDGVPKLVSEAEAELKKAGGRVLLRYSGTESKARLLVEGPDSGALERWSQRISEAIKKHVGA
- a CDS encoding type II secretion system protein: MKSNNSRLRGRGFTLIELLAVIAIIGILAALLLPALLRSKDAARRVQCASNLRQLGIATQLYWGDNQENCFYWKTGATNGGILYWFGWMGPGAEGQRPFDVTQGVLYPYLQGRGVELCPSLNYAMAHFKLKATGAAYGYGYNLHLSAPMNAAPVNASRLRRSTETVLYADAAQVNDFQAPASRSNPMLEEWYYVSAATNLTGPNYYPNGHFRHMRRAGVVFCDGHAGLEKMVPGSLDRRLPDQFVGQLRTDVLVP
- a CDS encoding response regulator transcription factor, which encodes MKTKILIVEDDPHILLGLEEVLRSDGFEVAVCSRGDLAVETVNRHRPSLIVLDVMLPGKSGYDICKELRAGKVGTPILMLTAKGQEIDKVVGLDLGADDYVTKPFGVRELLARIHALLRRTASPARDGRGGEPFQIGPATIDPKTFLLKRGKAVEELTARELKLLQLFHEHPGEVLSRDRLLNEVWGYNYYGTTRTLDQVIVQLRKKLGDNGGEPEHLLTVHGVGYKLAV
- a CDS encoding HAMP domain-containing sensor histidine kinase; the encoded protein is MKKVAFVFVLAVFVPSLVLAWLAVRSLRDQQFALERQRALLYQGVADAVAKDIVGYIAERQREFGLQVEALLGEHKPLDLANSFDDQLRKGWPLAEVGFTVSLDGSCYSPSLFGGPEARKFRLDNERFLCNRESVEVYWDSPKGTINLSQLDVKTPQPGNDEQGVQQPATNAGSYVSSLGKSAKDQKQTRNVEPQQAQQLTVKGNYSKIASSEAEFRQLIGDSTEGTVARFLQNKLNLMFWYRSPRGPQLVFGALLNLPKLVGGLGGSVKVEPAPLNGEICVALLTDSAAPAILSNPNFRTNWKRPFVATEIGEVLPHWEIGVYLLDPATLARSAQTLKLTLGLLIAVLVLAIGVGGWLIVGDLKRQLTLARQKTDFVSNVSHELKTPLTSIRMFSELLADERVTDKAKQRSYLNIITTETARLTRLINNVLDFSRIDRGEKKYNFAMCDLADVARETVGIYRPQLEAAGFRVECELPGVPVFVNGDRDALAQVIVNLLSNAEKYSGAQREVRVEMRSQSQPLPHVEMRVLDRGPGVPGGCEEKIFEQFYRAHDSLSSGIQGSGLGLTLARQIARSHGGDVAYEPREGGGSSFALRLPAASSSTADRHT